ctatatttggcATCTTCTCCACTAAATATCACGTACACGCAGTAAGGCAAAAATGTTTTCGAAAGATCAAGGGAAGAGAAGAATCCCCGACCGTGAGAGCAGCGTTGTTCTATGGCTCATACCGATCAGTCATCAAATTTTAATTAATCACGCGTCAGGCTAGGCCCCATGGCGCTGGTGCCATGGCAGTCGACAGAGCCAGGTGATGAGGAATCATAGGAAAGCGCGAACCTCGTACTCCTGAACGCTGTATCCGGCCACCACCATCTGTCCCCCATCACATATACTGTATATAACTATATAGCCTGCCGCCCCCTGTCGGCACCATTCATGGCCAAGCCGATTTCAGGCAACTGCAGCTCCCAGCACAGACAGTAGACAACACCAAAGCCTCTGCAGCGCGCGGGGCACTGTCATCAAGTCATGGGCTCAGGGCATGAGCTACGGTAGCATACGGTTGCCGCTGCTTCAGCACTTCCACGTAGGTTCGATACTCTGAAACAGCATCATAAACACAAATCTGCCCAACGCTAGACGCTGAGGCCACCACTTTGTGGGTCCCATGGTCCATATTTTTTTATTTGGACACTCTTCTCTTTACCATTGTCTTCCAAACTCCAATCCCTTCCATCCCGCAAGCACCGAGCTGCTTCTTTGATTCTCCCAACGATTGAAGAGAAGTCCTAGATTACAAAGCCGTTGACTGCCCCGTCCCTCTCAGATCCAGTGACTCCTCTCTGTTTTTCTATGAAATCAGCTCGGGGCGAACTTCTCCAACCACCAGATCAAGGTCCGGCAGGTCGACGAACTCAAGGCGGTGCGGTGGCTGGTGCGGGATTGCCGACCTTGGACTGCCGTAGCCTCATAGCTCATAGATCATGCCCTTTTTCTCTTGAATTCGAGATCAACACAGCTGCTGAACTTCCCTTCCTCTCCCCTTTTCTCTCCGTGATCCTTTTTTCTTGCTTTTTCTCATGGGGAGGCCGTCTCCTCTGCAAGCTACACTGACACACTGCGGGGCGACATGTCTGACAATCCGAGCCTAGCTGGCCTGCGGGGCGACATGCTGGGGCGACGCGTTGTCCATGCCCTCAAGCTGCTAGCCCTGTGTGGAAGGCAGCGGGAGCAGTGGTCAGTGGTTGCGCCATGGATGCCCCAGTGAGTAATGACAGAACAGATTTCATGCTCGAAAATTAGATATGGTCCAACAGGTTTCGTCCTTCTATCCCGCCATCTTCGTGGATGGCCCAGCAGGGGAGCGAATAGCCTGGCGGTTCAGACATAGAGCCATCGTTTTGTAAGACaaggaaaaaaaatgaaaaggcaCCCTCTTGAATCTGGAAACGGCTGTGATCgtggttgattttttttttttttttgaccagGAGCTCTGCCTTTGCATTATATAGTCTCTCCGTCCATAAGAAGGTGTTgaagatttctccaaattcagatgtatctatacactaaaaaatgtgtagatacatctgaatttagaCAAGCTTTCAACATTCTTTTATGAACATAGGTAGGAGTAGAAGTTGTTACAAAACATGCCGAAGTGGCGAAGAActgagaaaaaagaaaacaaaagtggGAAACCCCACTCCAGTGGAGAGTAGATTACTCCCAAAACACATCTCTTAAGAGGGAAATGTCATCACTCATCTCTAACCAGCTGCAACCACTGCAGTGCTCAGTATTTGCGTCATGGATGGGCCAGCAGGGGAGCGAGTAGTCCCTAGCGATATGCCTGTTGCATATAAATACACTGCCTAGTCTCTTTTAAATTTCTGGTTTAATTGGCTAGTGCAGCAatctttcatggtatcagagTCAAGAAATCTCAAGTTCAGAATCATGCTCACGCAGttttaaaaacaaaataaaaagattcTGCGGCCTGCACCGAACCCACGCTAAGGACTAAAATAGCCAGACGTGAGGGGaagtgttgaatataaatacatTGACTAGTCTCTTTTCATCAGTTTGGACTTTTAATTTTATCGACTAGTGCAGTAATCACGCTTCACACATACTAGAGCGATCGTTTTGTAAGACCAGGAAAGCAAAATGAAAAAGGCATCCTCTGGAATCTGGAGACAGTTGTGGTCCTTGTCCATTCTTTACCCGGGTAATGCGATCAATATATGGTGACAAATATATGGGCGCCTTATTCTCAGACACAAAAAATTCGAGTGATTTTCTATGATCAGGTTCCATCCAAGTGCTCAAGGCATCATCACCCTGCTTTTGGGAGCACCTGAAACTGCCGCTGGCCCGAACTTCTGATCGAGAGGAATAGCAGGCAAAAGTGCGCCATGGTACTAGCAACCTGAATGCCTCCACTTGATCTATCTGATTCGAGCTCTCTTGCATGCCATATTATACTTTAGAGATGTTGGGTAATGAATGTATATATAGGCCGTTCCTGTGTTTGATGGAGAGAAATTTCTCTACGGATGGCGTAAAAGAATGTGTCGCTGTGTATGCCTAGAATAATTACGTTCCTCTATTCCACCAGACGTCAAAGTCGTTGTAGTATAGTGGTAAGTATTCCCGCCTGTCACGCGGGTGACCCGGgttcgatccccggcaacggcgttaAATTTTTGTGTATTGTTCAGTCAGGCGCTCGTCTCTTAATGTGCAAGCAATTAGCAGACTACCCATTTGAACTAGAGGAAGTTTCTCAAGCTCAAAACGAACAGTAATGAATTCTTTTCGGAACCAGATACTATTCTCTTTATGACTTTATGTCCAATCAGCAGACGGCAGCATTCTGAGTTGGCCAAAAAAATTCAAACTAAATACCAACATCTACGAAAAATAGCATGCGAATTTCAGAGACGGTAGTGTAGAGGATAGGAACCTGCATATGAGTCAAATTAGGATATACATGTACAAGATAGTTCAGAATAAGCCACCTGTATGACATGAAAGCATCCTGAGGTCTTGAATTTCCTCAAGAAACAAACCGAGAAGCAGGTAAAATGAACCATGAACAGACCATAGAAACTGCGCATCCAGAGAAATTTTCTGAACAAAAAATGATTGCAAAAAATAATACCATGCCAATATGAACAATAACCACTAAATTTATTCTAATTTGAAGGTGATCGAGTTCCCACATTACAACTGTTCCATCACACGCAAAAATCTAAATCCCTTACCGTCGCCAGGGCGGCTGTCTAAGGAAGAGGTAAAGTGAAGTTACAATGAAGTGATATCTCAGTTCATCAGCACTAACCAAAACTGTAGTATTTCAGTATGGATAGTTCACATGAACAGAAGTGTATGCTACTGCTTCTTACTTGCTCTTGAGAGCAGGTCCCTTCGCGGTGGTAATTGCGCCCTTTAGTGGGTTAAGCTCATCCCAAGCCTCAATCCATGTGACCATGGCATCAGCAAGCTTGAGGAAGTAGCCGTCCACCTTGCCGAGCTTTGCCTTCACCTGCTTGGCCAGCTCGAGGTAACACTTCTGGACAGTGGTAGCCTCCTTTGGGAGGGCAACGGACTGGAAGAAGGGGATCAACTCCTCTTGCCAGAAAATGCCGTTGTATTCCTTCTTCAGGTTCACAAACGGGTTGCTTGCTTTGCTGTGCCAGATGTAAGGCAGACCAGTCTTAATACCCAGGCTCAAATGATCAGTGATAACCTGTGTGAACCGAGCAAAGGTATTCAGTACAACTAAAACTGCAGCAGGATACAATGTAACTGAGCAAAGCATGGTATCAGTAAGCATGGATTTGTAACTTGCACGATGCACTGCATATACTGAACTGTTCATGGCAATCAAACTGTATAATTTGCTTTCGCAGACATAGGGTCGATGCAGTTTTGAAGAAAAATCATTTTATGTACCTTGGTGCACCATCCCGCCCACATATCGTCATAACGACCAATAGGCTGGCCATCACCCATAAGGCCAAAATACATCGCAGGACCAATGAGCTCACGGTCAAATGCAAGGttcattccacacattggaaacaAGGTGCCCTTTGGGATTGTAAGAACAGCATCGATATACCTGATAACAAGAAAGAAACATCAGATTAGCGAGAATATAAAAAAATTAGACATGAAAGCTACAAACATCCTTACCTGTTATTTCTCTCAAGCGGCTTGACAAGCTGGGTAGGGGCATCGTAGTCCGGAATGTTGAGCCAAAGCCCATGAGAAACGGCAGTTGGGGCACCCTCGCGAAGACTAAAGGGGTA
This region of Lolium perenne isolate Kyuss_39 chromosome 2, Kyuss_2.0, whole genome shotgun sequence genomic DNA includes:
- the LOC127322833 gene encoding UDP-arabinopyranose mutase 3, encoding MAATSSTPLLKDELDIVIPTIRNLDFLEMWRPFFQPYHLIIVQDGDPAKVIKVPQGFDYELYNRNDVNRILGPKASCISFKDSACRCFGYMVSKKKYIYTIDDDCFVAKDPSGKDINALEQHIKNLLSPSTPFFFNTLYDPYRDGADFVRGYPFSLREGAPTAVSHGLWLNIPDYDAPTQLVKPLERNNRYIDAVLTIPKGTLFPMCGMNLAFDRELIGPAMYFGLMGDGQPIGRYDDMWAGWCTKVITDHLSLGIKTGLPYIWHSKASNPFVNLKKEYNGIFWQEELIPFFQSVALPKEATTVQKCYLELAKQVKAKLGKVDGYFLKLADAMVTWIEAWDELNPLKGAITTAKGPALKSK